In one Pseudomonas sp. SCA2728.1_7 genomic region, the following are encoded:
- a CDS encoding 1-acylglycerol-3-phosphate O-acyltransferase, with amino-acid sequence MLFVFRMLLMGLHFILAGVLGVILGICRPFNPDNSRLCARLYALPAMCILRLRVKSDVSGLLNKPDSCVIIANHQSNYDLFVFGNVVPRRTVCIGKKSLKWVPLFGQLFWLAGNVLIDRGNAHKARQSMLTTTNTLQNEDTSIWVFPEGTRNLGEELLPFKKGAFQMAIAAGVPIVPVCVSSYIKHMRLNRWRSGKILIRSLPAIPTAGLTMDDMPMLINQCREQMRECIESMDRQLQAA; translated from the coding sequence ATGCTGTTCGTGTTTCGTATGTTATTGATGGGCCTGCACTTTATTCTGGCCGGCGTGCTCGGGGTGATTCTCGGGATCTGCCGCCCGTTCAATCCGGACAACAGCCGGCTGTGCGCCCGCCTCTACGCGCTACCAGCGATGTGTATTTTGCGTTTACGGGTGAAATCCGATGTCAGCGGTTTGCTGAACAAACCCGACAGTTGCGTGATCATCGCCAACCATCAGTCCAACTATGACTTGTTCGTTTTCGGCAACGTCGTGCCGCGCCGTACCGTGTGCATCGGCAAGAAGAGCCTCAAGTGGGTGCCACTGTTCGGACAACTGTTCTGGCTGGCCGGCAATGTGTTGATCGACCGTGGCAATGCGCACAAGGCACGCCAGTCGATGCTGACCACCACCAATACCTTGCAGAACGAAGACACCTCGATCTGGGTGTTCCCGGAAGGCACGCGCAACCTCGGCGAAGAATTGCTGCCCTTCAAGAAAGGCGCGTTCCAGATGGCGATTGCCGCTGGTGTACCGATCGTTCCGGTTTGCGTGAGCAGTTACATCAAGCATATGCGTCTGAATCGCTGGCGCAGCGGAAAAATTCTCATACGCTCGCTGCCGGCGATTCCTACAGCCGGATTGACCATGGATGACATGCCCATGCTCATCAATCAGTGCCGCGAACAGATGCGCGAGTGCATTGAGTCGATGGATCGGCAACTGCAAGCCGCCTGA
- a CDS encoding YMGG-like glycine zipper-containing protein has protein sequence MRLSLSALFFGLLVAQGAMAAGDGTAAVGGGLGGALGNVVGGQLGGSTGAAVGAGVGGAAGSAVGANKRNRTEAAIGGGLGAAGGSVVGNSLGGSTGSTIGAGLGGAAGGAVGNNLGDDGGSHSGGGHKHKNKHKNRHH, from the coding sequence ATGCGCTTGTCATTATCTGCACTGTTTTTCGGTTTGCTGGTAGCACAAGGGGCGATGGCCGCCGGTGATGGCACCGCCGCTGTGGGTGGTGGCCTGGGCGGTGCGCTCGGCAATGTGGTCGGTGGACAACTCGGTGGCAGTACTGGCGCGGCGGTAGGTGCGGGTGTTGGCGGCGCGGCCGGCAGTGCCGTCGGGGCGAATAAACGCAATCGAACCGAAGCGGCCATTGGTGGTGGTCTCGGCGCGGCGGGCGGCTCGGTCGTCGGCAACAGCCTCGGCGGCTCTACGGGTTCGACCATTGGCGCAGGGTTGGGCGGCGCGGCGGGTGGTGCGGTCGGTAATAACCTGGGTGACGATGGTGGATCGCACTCGGGCGGCGGTCACAAGCACAAGAACAAACATAAAAACCGCCATCATTGA
- a CDS encoding amidotransferase, producing the protein MSLRICILETDILRPELVDQYQGYGQMFQRLFSQQPIAAEFTVYNVMQGEYPSDEQTFDAYLVTGSKADSFGTDPWIQTLKEYLLTRYERGDKLLGVCFGHQLLALLLGGKSERATQGWGVGTHNYKLAAKAPWMSPVREELTLLISHQDQVTALPENATVIASSDFCPFAAYHINDQVLCFQGHPEFIHDYSRALLDLRQEALGSQIYSKGVASLEQEHHGATVAEWMMRFVAHKPETV; encoded by the coding sequence ATGTCGCTACGCATCTGCATACTGGAAACCGACATCCTGCGTCCGGAACTGGTCGATCAATATCAGGGTTACGGGCAGATGTTCCAGCGCCTGTTCTCGCAGCAACCGATTGCCGCCGAGTTCACTGTCTACAACGTGATGCAGGGCGAATACCCGAGCGACGAGCAAACCTTCGACGCGTACCTGGTCACCGGCAGCAAGGCTGACTCGTTCGGTACTGATCCGTGGATCCAGACCCTGAAGGAATACCTGCTGACTCGTTACGAGCGTGGCGACAAACTGCTCGGCGTGTGCTTCGGCCATCAACTGCTGGCGCTGCTGCTCGGCGGCAAGAGCGAGCGTGCGACGCAGGGTTGGGGCGTCGGCACTCACAACTACAAACTGGCGGCCAAGGCGCCGTGGATGAGTCCGGTACGTGAGGAACTGACGCTGCTGATCAGCCACCAGGATCAGGTCACAGCGCTCCCGGAAAACGCCACGGTGATTGCTTCCAGTGATTTTTGCCCGTTTGCGGCCTATCACATCAACGATCAGGTGTTGTGCTTCCAGGGCCACCCGGAGTTCATTCACGATTACTCGCGGGCGCTGCTCGATCTGCGTCAGGAAGCGTTGGGTTCGCAGATCTACAGCAAAGGTGTGGCCAGTCTCGAGCAGGAACACCATGGTGCGACAGTCGCGGAATGGATGATGCGGTTTGTGGCGCATAAGCCAGAAACTGTCTAA
- a CDS encoding transglutaminase family protein encodes MRLSISHETTYHYEDQVRASIQYLRLTPHDSERQHVLSWQLDLPRPVRAQLDPFGNILHVLTMDEPHEAIIIGARGQVDIDELREAEHESQSALPFLRFTRLTEADEALRAFAEKSCKQRRDRTALIDLMHGLNQHMTYTPGSTEVDTSAAEAFAGRAGVCQDHAHAFLACARSLGIPSRYVSGYLYSEDCEHLASHAWAEAWLDDAWYSFDVTNQLARPERHLKLAVGLDYLDACPVRGMRRGGGCEQMHAKVFVSPTPVISVQQQ; translated from the coding sequence ATGAGACTTTCCATAAGCCACGAGACCACCTATCACTACGAAGATCAGGTGCGGGCGAGCATCCAGTACCTGCGGCTGACCCCCCACGACAGCGAGCGTCAGCATGTGCTGAGCTGGCAACTCGACCTGCCACGCCCGGTGCGCGCGCAACTCGATCCGTTCGGCAATATCCTGCATGTGCTGACCATGGATGAACCGCACGAAGCGATCATCATCGGCGCCCGCGGGCAGGTCGATATCGACGAATTGCGCGAGGCCGAGCACGAGAGCCAGTCGGCGCTGCCGTTTCTGCGCTTCACTCGCTTGACCGAGGCCGATGAGGCGCTGCGTGCGTTCGCGGAAAAATCCTGCAAGCAGCGGCGCGATCGCACGGCGCTGATTGATTTGATGCACGGTTTGAATCAGCACATGACGTATACGCCGGGTTCTACTGAAGTCGACACCAGCGCGGCGGAAGCTTTCGCCGGACGTGCCGGGGTTTGTCAGGATCACGCTCACGCGTTTCTGGCTTGTGCACGTAGTCTCGGGATTCCGTCACGTTATGTGTCGGGCTATTTGTACAGCGAGGATTGCGAGCATTTGGCGAGCCACGCCTGGGCGGAAGCCTGGCTGGATGACGCTTGGTACAGCTTTGATGTGACCAATCAACTGGCGCGGCCGGAGCGGCATTTGAAACTGGCGGTGGGTCTGGATTATCTGGATGCCTGCCCGGTACGCGGCATGCGCCGGGGCGGTGGCTGTGAGCAGATGCATGCGAAAGTGTTTGTCTCGCCGACGCCAGTCATCTCCGTCCAGCAACAGTAA
- a CDS encoding alpha-E domain-containing protein — protein sequence MLSRTASDLYWMSRYLERAENLARMLDISYSLSLMPQDGRGDGLHELAMPLLITGTLDDYLERHGALHAERLLHFFALDAANPASIYSCLGAARASAHAVRGRITADMWENINSTWLEIRGIAEQGLSRYGMSRFCEWIKERSHLFRGASYGTIMRNDAFRFIRLGTFIERADNTLRLLDARYEMAGDQAEAVSDGTAHAYYQWSALLRALSSFEAYTEIYRDAPGARHVAELLLLRADVPRSLRACTEEIDQILAQLPGANGRPAQRLAAEMDARLRYTGINEILEEGLHAWLTEFIPLVRQLGNAIHSSYLEAA from the coding sequence ATGTTAAGTAGAACTGCCTCGGATCTGTATTGGATGTCGCGTTACCTGGAGCGGGCGGAAAACCTCGCCCGGATGCTCGACATCAGTTATTCGCTGTCGCTGATGCCGCAGGACGGTCGCGGCGACGGTTTGCACGAACTGGCGATGCCGCTGCTCATCACTGGCACCCTCGACGATTATCTGGAGCGTCACGGCGCGCTGCATGCCGAACGCCTGCTGCACTTTTTTGCCCTCGACGCCGCCAACCCGGCGAGCATCTACAGTTGCCTCGGCGCGGCGCGGGCCAGCGCCCATGCCGTGCGCGGGCGCATCACGGCGGACATGTGGGAGAACATCAATTCGACATGGCTGGAGATTCGCGGGATCGCCGAACAGGGCCTCAGTCGCTATGGCATGAGCCGTTTCTGCGAATGGATCAAGGAGCGTTCGCACCTGTTTCGTGGTGCGTCCTACGGCACGATCATGCGTAACGATGCATTTCGTTTCATTCGTCTCGGGACGTTCATCGAACGCGCGGACAACACGCTGCGGTTGCTCGATGCCCGCTATGAAATGGCCGGCGATCAGGCTGAAGCGGTCAGCGACGGTACGGCCCACGCTTATTACCAGTGGAGTGCCTTGCTGCGCGCCTTGTCCTCCTTCGAGGCCTACACCGAAATCTACCGCGATGCGCCCGGGGCCCGTCATGTCGCCGAGTTGCTGCTGTTGCGCGCCGATGTACCGCGTTCACTGCGGGCCTGCACCGAAGAGATCGATCAGATTCTCGCGCAGTTGCCTGGCGCCAACGGCCGACCGGCGCAGCGTCTGGCGGCAGAGATGGACGCACGCTTGCGCTACACCGGCATCAACGAAATTCTCGAGGAAGGCCTGCACGCGTGGCTGACCGAATTCATCCCGCTGGTGCGCCAGTTGGGCAACGCCATTCACAGTTCCTACCTGGAGGCTGCATGA
- a CDS encoding magnesium and cobalt transport protein CorA yields the protein MGRVVAAAVYSAGKKVTNITLDEGAAWAAKTGHFVWIGLEEPDAQELSNLQRQFNLHELAIEDALEKHSRPKLETFGDALFIVTYSPIREHGVLQFIETHIFAGKGYIITARNGHSASYAHVRQRCEARPLLLEHGEDFVLYALLDFVIENYQPVGEAIHAEIDELERNVLCSALNERDIQKLHGLRRDVVRLRRYAAPMVEIGEELQKLSFPFIDKNMRPYFRDVQIHVTRQMEDLSTLADIASQTIEIGVLLEASRQSVVQRKFAAWAAILAFPTAVAGIYGMNFQNMPELSWHYGYFGVLGFIAVGCVSLWASFKKSGWL from the coding sequence ATGGGTCGAGTTGTTGCTGCTGCGGTGTACAGCGCAGGCAAGAAAGTCACCAATATTACCCTCGACGAAGGCGCTGCCTGGGCCGCGAAAACCGGTCACTTTGTCTGGATCGGTCTGGAAGAACCGGACGCACAGGAACTGTCCAACCTGCAACGTCAGTTCAACCTGCACGAACTGGCCATTGAAGATGCCCTGGAAAAACACAGCCGACCGAAGCTGGAAACCTTTGGCGACGCTCTGTTTATCGTCACCTATTCGCCCATCCGCGAACACGGCGTTCTGCAGTTCATCGAAACGCACATCTTCGCCGGCAAGGGCTACATCATCACCGCGCGTAACGGCCACTCGGCGTCCTACGCCCATGTCCGCCAACGCTGTGAGGCGCGTCCGCTGCTGCTGGAGCATGGGGAAGATTTCGTACTGTATGCGTTGCTCGATTTCGTCATCGAGAACTACCAGCCGGTCGGTGAAGCGATCCATGCCGAAATCGATGAACTGGAGCGCAACGTGTTGTGTAGCGCGTTGAATGAACGTGACATTCAGAAGCTGCATGGCTTGCGCCGCGATGTCGTGCGCCTGCGCCGGTACGCGGCGCCGATGGTAGAGATTGGCGAGGAACTGCAGAAACTGAGTTTCCCGTTTATCGACAAGAACATGCGCCCATACTTCCGCGATGTGCAGATCCACGTAACGCGGCAGATGGAAGACCTGAGCACTTTGGCCGACATCGCCAGCCAGACCATCGAGATCGGTGTGTTGCTCGAGGCTTCACGGCAAAGCGTGGTGCAGCGCAAGTTTGCTGCCTGGGCGGCAATCCTGGCGTTTCCGACGGCGGTGGCGGGGATTTACGGGATGAACTTCCAGAACATGCCGGAGTTGAGCTGGCACTACGGTTACTTCGGGGTGCTGGGGTTTATTGCGGTGGGGTGTGTGAGTTTGTGGGCGAGCTTCAAGAAGTCCGGGTGGTTGTAG
- a CDS encoding YbjQ family protein has protein sequence MIISTTHAIEGRQITAYLDIVSAESVQGVNVIRDMFAGMRDFFGGRSQTLERALKEARIQATEEIRERARVLQADAVVGVDFEISMPGGKGGMVVVFATGTAVKLR, from the coding sequence ATGATCATCTCCACCACTCACGCCATCGAAGGTCGGCAGATCACTGCATATCTGGACATTGTCAGTGCGGAATCAGTGCAGGGCGTCAATGTGATCCGCGACATGTTTGCCGGTATGCGCGATTTTTTCGGTGGGCGTTCGCAGACGCTGGAGCGGGCGTTGAAGGAGGCGCGTATTCAGGCGACCGAAGAGATCAGGGAGCGCGCGCGTGTTCTGCAGGCGGATGCGGTGGTTGGAGTGGATTTCGAGATCAGCATGCCCGGCGGCAAGGGCGGGATGGTGGTGGTGTTCGCGACGGGGACGGCGGTGAAGTTGCGCTGA
- a CDS encoding acetyl-CoA C-acetyltransferase yields the protein MTQALIFDALRTPRGRGKADGALHSVKPVNLLAGLLTALQARNALDTSQVDDVVVGCVTPIGDQGSDIAKTAAQVADWDVSVAGVQINRFCASGLEAVNLGAMKVRSGFEDLVVVGGVESMSRVPMGSDGGAWALDPQTNLHSHFTPQGVGADLIATLEGFSRQDVDAYALHSQQKAARARADGSFNKSLVPVQDQNGIILLDHDEFIRAESTLEGLGKLKPSFEMIGQMGFDATALRVYSHVERINHVHTPGNSSGIVDGAALMLIGSEAKGRTLGLQPRARIVATAVTSTDPTIMLTGPAPATRKALAKAGLRVEDIDLFEVNEAFASVVLKFIKDMAVDPDKVNVNGGSIAMGHPLGATGCAILGTLLDELEVRRLRYGLATLCVGGGMGIATIIERL from the coding sequence ATGACCCAAGCTTTGATATTCGATGCGCTACGCACGCCCCGTGGCAGAGGCAAGGCCGATGGCGCTCTGCACAGCGTCAAACCGGTGAATCTGCTGGCCGGTCTGCTGACCGCGCTGCAAGCGCGTAACGCGCTGGACACCAGTCAGGTCGATGACGTGGTGGTCGGCTGCGTCACGCCGATTGGCGATCAAGGCTCGGACATCGCCAAAACCGCCGCGCAAGTGGCCGATTGGGACGTCAGCGTTGCGGGCGTGCAGATCAACCGTTTCTGTGCTTCGGGACTGGAAGCGGTCAACCTCGGCGCAATGAAAGTGCGTTCGGGCTTCGAAGACCTGGTGGTGGTCGGTGGTGTCGAGTCGATGTCGCGGGTGCCGATGGGCAGCGATGGCGGCGCCTGGGCGCTGGACCCGCAAACCAACCTGCACAGTCATTTCACTCCGCAAGGTGTTGGCGCGGACCTTATCGCCACGCTGGAAGGCTTCAGCCGTCAGGACGTCGATGCCTACGCCTTGCACTCGCAACAGAAAGCCGCACGGGCGCGGGCTGACGGCTCGTTCAACAAGTCGCTGGTGCCGGTGCAGGACCAGAACGGCATCATCCTGCTCGATCACGATGAGTTCATTCGTGCCGAGTCGACTCTGGAAGGCTTGGGCAAGCTCAAGCCGAGTTTCGAAATGATCGGGCAGATGGGTTTCGACGCCACGGCGTTGCGGGTCTACAGCCATGTCGAGCGAATCAATCACGTGCACACACCGGGTAACAGTTCCGGGATCGTCGACGGTGCGGCGCTGATGCTGATCGGCTCCGAAGCCAAAGGGCGGACGCTGGGCTTGCAACCTCGGGCGCGCATTGTCGCCACAGCGGTTACCAGCACCGACCCGACCATCATGCTCACCGGCCCTGCGCCGGCAACGCGCAAGGCACTGGCCAAGGCCGGGTTGCGCGTTGAAGACATCGACCTGTTCGAGGTCAATGAAGCGTTTGCTTCGGTGGTGCTGAAGTTCATCAAGGACATGGCCGTCGACCCCGACAAGGTCAATGTCAACGGCGGCTCCATCGCCATGGGCCACCCGCTGGGCGCGACCGGTTGCGCGATCCTCGGCACCTTGCTCGATGAGCTGGAAGTGCGGCGCCTGCGCTATGGCCTGGCGACGCTGTGCGTCGGCGGCGGCATGGGCATTGCCACCATCATCGAACGCCTCTGA
- a CDS encoding polymorphic toxin type 44 domain-containing protein has product MISSARLGDKHVCPLPGHGTTPIASASGDVNINTMGSARVGDTCGCGAVITTGFPSIQVNGRPMAHLGSPTSHGGTIITGSGDVGGGFVMGDAGGATIINFMALGAFRPDGSVDDEKMATLLADPKLTEKATAANALVAPKPAAKPPVKKPEKKSEPKAEPAVCKDPDMMEKLASYIAAEMNTNINSPAVRQMKELNSYDAHAKTKEYMAQPFWLQLGPKPDFYSMALGMKARALAIWTERVGQNRPWDHKPIIRKTIGGVWHKQGKYEYFYDIWSNVHYGYVGRAGGLSESVLLDGAGGEQIISDALRKAQEVVTKPKEQWELPGPNRSANVDGLRAWDDAPDRISISIGVNLYRQHPNGGITAKMIMDQVLAVPPKEWGKGIKLHECK; this is encoded by the coding sequence ATGATTTCTTCTGCTCGCTTGGGTGACAAGCACGTCTGCCCATTGCCAGGTCACGGCACCACCCCCATTGCCTCCGCCAGCGGTGACGTAAACATCAACACGATGGGCTCTGCCCGTGTCGGTGATACCTGTGGATGTGGCGCCGTCATCACGACGGGTTTTCCCTCTATCCAAGTGAATGGCCGCCCTATGGCCCACTTGGGCAGTCCCACCAGCCATGGTGGAACGATCATCACCGGATCAGGCGATGTCGGGGGGGGCTTTGTCATGGGAGATGCTGGTGGTGCAACAATCATCAACTTTATGGCGCTCGGGGCCTTCCGCCCCGATGGCTCCGTGGACGATGAGAAAATGGCGACCTTGTTGGCCGATCCAAAGCTCACTGAAAAGGCCACTGCTGCGAATGCTCTGGTAGCACCGAAGCCCGCAGCCAAGCCACCCGTCAAAAAGCCGGAAAAGAAATCCGAGCCAAAAGCTGAACCTGCTGTCTGTAAAGACCCTGACATGATGGAAAAGCTGGCGAGCTACATCGCGGCCGAGATGAACACCAACATCAATAGCCCAGCCGTTCGCCAGATGAAGGAATTGAACAGCTACGACGCCCATGCAAAAACCAAGGAATACATGGCGCAGCCCTTCTGGCTTCAACTCGGTCCAAAGCCTGATTTCTATAGTATGGCGCTTGGGATGAAAGCCAGAGCATTGGCCATTTGGACTGAGCGTGTCGGTCAAAATCGTCCTTGGGACCACAAGCCGATCATCCGCAAGACCATCGGGGGCGTTTGGCACAAGCAAGGAAAGTACGAGTATTTCTATGACATTTGGTCGAACGTTCATTACGGCTATGTGGGCAGAGCTGGAGGTCTATCCGAGAGTGTGCTTCTGGATGGTGCCGGTGGTGAGCAAATCATTTCAGATGCCCTACGCAAAGCCCAAGAAGTCGTAACAAAGCCTAAAGAGCAATGGGAATTACCTGGCCCAAACCGCTCAGCCAATGTCGACGGTCTGAGGGCGTGGGATGATGCGCCCGATCGAATATCCATAAGCATCGGTGTGAATCTCTATCGCCAACATCCCAATGGAGGCATCACAGCCAAAATGATCATGGATCAAGTCCTTGCAGTGCCGCCTAAGGAATGGGGAAAAGGAATCAAATTACATGAATGCAAATAA
- a CDS encoding glycine zipper domain-containing protein, producing MRLTLPALVLGLLVAQGAMAAGDGTAALGGGLGGALGNVVGQKMGGSTGAAIGAGVAGAAGSAMAARKGSRTKAAIGGGVGAAGGSVIGNSLGGRTGATIGAGLGGAAGGAVGSNLSKGHKRH from the coding sequence ATGCGTTTAACACTGCCCGCTCTGGTTCTTGGGCTTCTGGTTGCTCAAGGTGCAATGGCTGCTGGCGATGGTACTGCGGCGCTGGGCGGCGGTCTGGGTGGCGCACTGGGTAATGTCGTCGGCCAGAAAATGGGCGGCAGCACTGGCGCGGCAATCGGTGCTGGTGTAGCAGGCGCGGCCGGTAGCGCAATGGCCGCGCGCAAGGGTAGCCGGACGAAAGCGGCGATTGGCGGCGGTGTTGGCGCGGCCGGTGGTTCGGTGATCGGCAACAGCTTGGGCGGCAGAACCGGCGCCACGATCGGTGCAGGCCTGGGCGGCGCTGCTGGCGGCGCGGTGGGCAGCAACTTGTCCAAAGGTCACAAGCGTCACTGA
- a CDS encoding cytochrome c, protein MDGDHLKALIVFGAMLLSMPLSAAQLDLQLGANSRTWQTEELLKHPQVQTLTIKNDVSYKKDMTYRVVPVAALLTGIKPQDHLQAVALDGFAAELAAAPLLNRDGARAWLAIEDPAQPWPPLSEGKHSAGPFYLVWSDPQAGNISPEQWPFQVASIKRMAPVAERFPALLPDPELKADDPVNLGFALFQKNCLACHRLNGAGDAQFGPDLNIPYNPTEYFGADFLKRYIRDPQSLRQWPQAKMPGFSVEVLPDGDLQMLVGYLKHMAGRKVKP, encoded by the coding sequence ATGGACGGCGATCATTTGAAAGCGCTCATTGTGTTCGGGGCCATGCTGCTGAGCATGCCCTTGTCTGCCGCACAGTTGGATCTGCAACTGGGCGCAAACAGCCGCACCTGGCAGACCGAAGAACTGCTCAAGCATCCTCAAGTGCAAACCCTCACGATCAAAAACGATGTGTCCTACAAAAAGGACATGACCTATCGCGTCGTGCCTGTGGCTGCGCTGCTGACCGGGATAAAACCGCAAGATCATCTGCAAGCGGTGGCACTGGATGGGTTTGCCGCGGAATTGGCTGCGGCTCCGTTACTCAACCGCGACGGCGCACGGGCATGGCTGGCCATCGAAGATCCGGCACAGCCGTGGCCACCGCTGTCGGAAGGCAAGCATAGCGCCGGGCCGTTCTATCTGGTCTGGAGCGATCCACAGGCTGGCAATATCAGCCCGGAGCAATGGCCATTCCAGGTCGCGAGCATCAAGCGCATGGCGCCGGTGGCCGAACGCTTCCCGGCCCTGCTGCCGGATCCTGAGTTGAAGGCGGATGACCCGGTGAACCTGGGATTTGCACTGTTTCAGAAAAACTGTCTGGCGTGCCACCGGTTGAACGGTGCGGGGGATGCGCAGTTCGGGCCGGATCTGAATATTCCGTATAACCCGACCGAGTATTTCGGCGCGGATTTCCTCAAGCGTTACATTCGTGATCCGCAGAGTCTGCGTCAGTGGCCGCAGGCGAAGATGCCGGGGTTTTCGGTAGAGGTGTTGCCGGATGGAGATTTGCAGATGTTGGTGGGATATTTGAAACACATGGCCGGGCGCAAGGTTAAGCCCTGA
- a CDS encoding crotonase/enoyl-CoA hydratase family protein: protein MSELISYHLEDGIATLTLSNGKVNAISPDVIAAFNAALDQAVTDRAIVIITGQPGILSGGYDLKVMTAGPKEAVALVTAGSTLARRLLSHPFPVIVACPGHAVAKGAFILLSADYRIGVDGPFSIGLNEVQIGMTMHHAGIELARDRLRRSAFHRSVINGEMFDPKSAVDAGFLDKVVSAEELQGAALAAARQLKKINMLAHKNTKLKVRKALLEALDNAIIQDQEHLG from the coding sequence ATGAGTGAGTTGATTTCCTACCACCTCGAAGACGGTATCGCGACCCTGACCTTGAGCAACGGCAAGGTCAATGCCATTTCTCCGGACGTGATTGCGGCATTCAACGCGGCGCTGGATCAGGCGGTGACGGATCGTGCCATCGTGATCATTACCGGTCAGCCCGGAATTTTGTCCGGCGGCTATGACCTTAAGGTGATGACAGCCGGCCCTAAAGAAGCGGTAGCGTTGGTGACTGCCGGTTCGACGTTGGCGCGTCGTCTGCTCTCTCACCCGTTCCCGGTGATCGTCGCTTGCCCGGGTCATGCCGTGGCCAAGGGCGCGTTTATTCTGTTGTCTGCCGATTACCGCATCGGTGTTGATGGCCCGTTCAGCATCGGTCTGAACGAAGTGCAGATCGGTATGACCATGCACCACGCCGGTATCGAGCTGGCGCGTGATCGTCTGCGTCGCTCGGCGTTTCACCGCTCGGTGATCAACGGCGAGATGTTCGATCCGAAAAGCGCCGTGGATGCCGGTTTTCTCGACAAGGTGGTTTCCGCCGAAGAGCTGCAAGGTGCCGCCCTCGCCGCTGCGCGTCAGTTGAAAAAGATCAATATGCTCGCGCACAAGAACACCAAGTTGAAAGTCCGTAAGGCACTGTTGGAAGCGCTGGATAACGCGATCATCCAGGATCAGGAGCATCTGGGTTAA